The genomic stretch GAATCGACCAACCCTTAACGGCATCGATGTTAATGTCCTTGACTATACGGAAGCGATTGTCTCTGGATTCACTGCGATTTATCGGTTACTGCTGAAACATCGGGATGAATTGTTGTCAGGGAACGGTCCCTTAGCGCGCTTTGCTGAGGATGAAGTGCGGATTATCGTTCGTGCAACAGGAGGCTACCTTCGGTTGCTGGATGATAGCTTTCATCCCGACCTGCTACGCAGCGCCCTTGACCGCGATCGCTTTTTTGATCGGCTTTGGGTCGGAATCGAGAATAGCCCCTATCTGGTTAAGGTGATTCCGGCTGAGCGCGAAGACCTGCAAAAAGGTGACGTTCCGATGTTCACCACGCGCCCCAGTTCCCATGATATTTGGAGTAGTTCTGACGAGCGAATTGCTAATTTCTTTGCTCAATCAGGACTAGAGCTTGCTCAGAATCGACTGCAGCAACTGAGTGATCAGGATTTGCAAAGGCAAACTTGGTTTATTCGCGCTTCTTTGACAACGGTCTCTGTGGGCGTGACTCAAGTGCAATGGCAAACCTACCAACTGACTGAACCAGAAACAATTGCAGATCGCGAGCAACTGCTCCTAGCTGCTCAAGCTATCGGGGATCGACTGGAAACAATAACGCTGCGCAGTGAGGACTGTGCTACTTGGCTTGGTCTGGTATTCCAAAAAGAACGTTACTGGTGTCTCTCACCATTGGCCTTAGATCTTTACGATGGTGTGGCAGGGGTGGCCCTGTTCTTAGCCTATTTGGGTGCTATCACCCAAGAATTGCGTTACCGCAAACTGGCACGGGCTGCGTTATCGACAATGCAGCGTCAAATGGAGCGCCATAAATCATCCATCAATTGGATTGGTGCTTTCCAGGGCTGTGGCGGAGTGATCTACACGCTAGCCCATTTGGGTGTACTGTGGAATGACCCATCACTGTTGGCTGAAGCTGAGGCAATTGTTGAGCTTTTACCGCCTCTGATTGAGAAAGATAAACAAATTGATATCGTTAGTGGCGCGGCTGGGTGCATTGGCAGTTTGATCAGCCTGTATAACTGCGTTCCATCCGAGCGGACACTGGCTGCTGCGATCCAATGTGGCGATTATCTCATTGCCCGTGCTCAGCCGATGAAGCAAGGCATCGGTTGGGTTGTACCGGATGCCGGAGAGACACCATTAACTGGTTTCTCCCATGGCACAGCTGGGATAGCATGGGCACTTCTGGAACTAGCAGCATTAACTCATGAAAAGCGTTTTCGGACCGCTGCTCTGCAAGCGATAGACTATGAGCGCAGCGTCTTTTCCCCAGAAATGGAAAATTGGCCCGATCTGCGTGAGTTTGAAATAGCAGCCAATAACGGTCAGATTGATTGTATGGCCGCATGGTGCCATGGTGCACCAGGAATTGGACTCGCTCGTTTGCGCTGTCTCCGGCACCATGACGATCGTGAGATCAGAAATGAGATCGACACGGCACTCAAGACGACTCTGTCCAAGGGATTTGGTAGCAACCACTCCCTATGTCATGGTGATCTAGGAAATCTTGAGTTACTGTTGCAGGCAGGTGAGATCCTGAACGAGCCACAGTGGAGTTTTAAAGCGAAGCAACTGGCAGCTGCGATCCTTGAAAGCATTGAGCAGCACGGTTGGTTGTGTGGAAATCCCTTGGGTGTGGAGTCCCCTGGGCTGATGACAGGGGTATCAGGCATCGGCTATGAACTCCTCCGTTTGGTAGATCCGGCGCGTGTTCCTTCAGTGCTGGTACTGGAACCCCCGAGGCTGAACTACACGGGGCAAGGGTTTAATCGTTTGAGTGTTGTAAGCGCACCTAAAACTAAGTGATGAAGTATCATAACGTTCGCCAGCACAGCGAGGAAGATTGCGGGGCTGCTTGCTTAGCTACGATCACGAAACACTACGGGCGTACTTTTACCCTCAATCGTGTTCGAGAAGCAGTCGGTACCGGACAACTTGGTACCACTATGCTGGGGCTAAAACGGGGAGCAGAAGCGCTGGGGTTAAATGTTCGTGGCGTCAAAGTGTCGCTAGAGATGATAGACAAGCGTAAAGTGCCGCTGCCCGCAATCATCCATTGGAAGGGGTATCACTGGGTTGTTCTATATGGGCGGCAGGGCAAGAAATATGTGATTGCCGATCCAGGTGTAGGAATTCGCTATCTCTCTGGCCAAGAGTTGATCGAGAACTGGAGCACTGGAGCAATACTCTTACTGGAAGTAGACTCCGCTCGCTTTTATGCTCAGTCCAACGAGAAAATCAGCGGCTTTGGGCGGTTTTTCAAGCGCCTATGGCCCTACCGTGCCATTCTCATCCAGGCACTGCTTAGCGCTCAGGTGGTCGGTCTTCTGTCTTTAACCTACCCTTTCCTGATTCAGATTCTGACCGATGAAGTGCTGGTGCAAGGGGATACCCGACTGCTAATTGCTGTGATGGTGGCAGTCGTAGTAATGAGCTTGGTTAGCAGTAGCATAGAATTCGTTCAATATAACTTGATTGCTCATTTTGCTCAACGATTAGAGCTCGGATTGGTTCTCGAATTTAGCCGTCAAATCCTGCGCTTGCCTCTGACTTACTATGAATCCCGTCGCAGTGGTGAGATTGTCAGCCGACTCCGAGATATTCAACAAGTGAATCAACTTGTCTCCCAGGCTATTGTTAGTTTACCGAGCCAGTTGTTCATTGCATTAATTTCCCTAGGCTTCATGTTGTTTTACAGCGGAAAGCTGACCTTAGTTGCCGTTGGTATTGCTGTGTTAATGGCCCTATCGGTTATTGCGTTTCTGCCAGCTCTTCAACACAAGGTTCGTAGTGTCTTGGTCTTGGAAACAGAAACCCAGGGTGTTTTGGTAGAAACATTTAAAGGAGCATTAACCTTCAAAACAGCAGCCGCTGCTCCTCAACTGTGGGATGAGTTTCAAAATCGTTTTGGCCGCTTAGCGCATCAGAATTTTCGCACAATTCAGATTGATATTATCAACAACATCTTTTCCAGATTTATTTCTGGGGTTGGCAGAGTTGGTTTGTTGGGGTATGGCAGCTTATTAGTAATTAGGAACGAACTCAGTATTGGGCAATTGTTTGCCTTTAGTGCCATGAACGCTAACTTCTTAGCGTTCATTGGTACGGTGATTGGATTTGTTGATGAATACACCCGTGTGAAAACAGCGACTCAACGTCTAGCAGAAATTATAGACTCTACCCCAGAAACTCAAGACGATGCACAAAAGCCATTTGCTCTGATTCCGGGCGATGCTGATATCAATCTCACCCAGGTTAATTTCCACTACTCGGGTCGAGTTGAATTGCTGGAAGATTTTTCTGTTATGCTGCCCGGTGGTCAAGTGATTGCCTTGATTGGTGAATCGGGGTGTGGTAAGAGCACCCTCGCTAAACTGATCGCAGGTCTTTACCAACCTCAATCCGGTAATATCCGTATTGGCATTTATAACTTGCAGGACCTTACCTTAGATGGTCTTCGGCAGCAGATTGTTTTGATTCCGCAAGATGCTCATTTTTGGAGTCGATCGATTCTCGAGAACTTCCGCTTAAGTGCTCCCCACGCAACGTTTGAGCAAATTGTGCAGGCGTGCCGAATTGCTGAGGCTGATGAATTTATCAGTAAACTACCTGACAAATATCAAACCGTTTTAGGCGAGTTTGGCGCAAATATTTCGGGTGGGCAACGCCAGAAACTTGCGATCGCGAGAGCGATGGTCACTGAACCACCCATTCTTATCTTGGATGAATCAACAGCTAACCTTGATCCAGTCAGTGAAGCAAGGCTTCTAGATGGTTTACTAACTCACCGTCAAGGTAAAACCACTATTTTGATTAGTCACCGTCCTAGAGTTATCAATCGAGCTGACTGGATCGTGCTCTTGGAGCAAGGCAAGTTAAAACTTCAAGGGTCTCTAGAAAGCTTACACTCCAGTTCAGGAAGCCACTTAAGTTTTCTAACTCCTTGAAAAAGTCTGTCAGAACAGCATTGCTAAAGTTGGCGGAAATTGCACTTCGCTGTGCCGATTTTGCCCTTGAATATGAAGCATCGGGTTGGCTCGTCGAAACCACTGTTTCAAGGTAGATCATTTGTGCTTTTTCTGTGAGTTTTCACACAGTCTGCCCGATCGCAGAAGTCCCGGAACTAGAGATAGAACTCATGCATCTACTAGCTGCTACCCAAGTGAAAGTAGGAACAAATTGGGTAAGTTAACCCTAGCCCTAGAGAACCGGCTTCGTTCATGATAGAAGCATATTCAAAACCGCTAGCTCCTCTATTCACGCTGGCATTTATTAGAAGAAGCCCTGGGCACCTGCCTAGGGCTTATCAGTTGTTGCATCAAGCTCAGCTGCTCGTTTTGATCAGTTGCCACAGTCGGCAGAAAGTCGAGATGCAGAGCGCTTCGGGTGCTTTAGGAGAGTTGGAGATTCAGTCGGCTAGAAATCGACACAACAATACCCTTCTTCCGCAAATCGCCTAACGCTTTGTACAGATCCCCCTCATCCAACTCCCAACGTGCAGCGTAGCTGATTCCTTCGGGCGCGCAAAAAGCAGCAACATCAATGGCAGGATTTAGCTTTCCCGGATAGTCCACTTGCAAAGCAAAAAAGACATAATCACGTTAGCTTCGCTTCACAGAGTGTTCGCTCGTGAGGAGTTTGAGACTGCGAATCCGTAGAGGCTCGTCTCGATCCAGTGAATACCTAGCAGTGGGGGCAGAATCGGATTGAGTCATAATCGGATAGTACATAAGTGCGATCGATTATACGGGGTTATTTCCTCATGGCAATGCAAACAGAATAAAGTTCGCAGATTTAAACTGCTGTCTCATTCCAAGATTAGTAGTCTCAAAATCGGGTTGGACTAGAACCGGACTAAATCGTCAGTTTGTAGTACGCTGTAACGCCCAATTCTCGTGAGACTGAACACGGGCGTTTACAATCAAGGCAAATTGCGGATTCCCCCGACTCATCAGCCTTTACACACTGTCTCATCAGTTGGAACTTCTGCGGAGGGTGCAGAAGCGCGATCGTACAGAAACCATCTTCGATACTCAACCACTCTGCACTAAGAGCGCAGATGTTCTTGAAGGACTGAAGGCTCAAGTTAACTCGAGAGTGACAAACCGGATGGTTCCTTCTTTCCAACTTCACTGGCTGAACGATCACTTTGCCTCAAGTCACTCACCTCAACTCTGATTTCTAATACAGTGCGGATGAATTTGAATGTAATGCGTTTCCAGTCTTTCACAGAGGTCGGTAAGCAGCTAAAATTCGCGCTGAAGGCGCAGAGTTTTGGCTAGCGCACTGTGACAATCAAGCAAATCATAGGAATTCGAAGGCAAATTTTTCATTCGAACGACGCTTCTAAGCAGATGGAGCGATAAAGTAAGTTGGGAAACAAGGAGAGTCAAGTTGGATCTAGAAACCGTCTTAGAATATACGTCTGATGCCATTACTGCACTCGACACCCAGTGGAACTACATCTGCGTCAACCACAGCGCAGAACTGCTGTTGAGACGCAAGCGTGACGAATTATTGGGGCAGTCTATCTGGGACGTTTTTCCTGACCTTTTGAATACGCCCGCAGAAGTCCAACTCCGACAAGCTGCAGCGGCGCAAGTTAGCGTCAAATTTGAGTTGTTTCTGCCTAAGCTATATGCTTGGCACGAAGTCCGGGCTGTTCCGACTGAGAACGGGCTGCTCCTATTCAGTCGCGATATCTCTGACCGAGTTCGAGCCCTCCGAGACGAAGCCGTGCAGGCTGAAATCCGGGCGATTCTCGAACAAGCCCCGATCGCAATCTCGATTATGCGGGGATCGGAACATCGCATCGAGATGCACAATCGCAGGTTCCAGCACCTCATCGGCGGACGCAACTTAGAGGGATTAACGGTACGCAATGCCTTTCGAGAATTGGAAGGGCAAGGGTTCTTTGAGTTGCTCGATCAGGTCTACACGACTGGCGTAGCCTATGAAGGCAAGGAAATGGTGGCGCGTTACGATCGTGACGGCAGTGGTGAACTGTACGAAGGGTATTTTAATATCATCTATCAGCCTTTGTTTGACCTGAGTGGACGAGTGAACCGGCTTTTGAGTTTGAATATCGAGGTCACTGAAGAAGTAGAGGCACGACAGCGCATTGCTCAATTTGCCGCTGAACGCGATGCCATCCTGCAGCAATTGATAGAAGGGGTTATCGTGACCGATGTGAAGGGGCGAATTACGTTTGTCAATGATGCCGCCTCACGGTTGCACGGGGTTGCCAAGCTCGATGTTCTACCGGAAGACTATAGCGAGATGTATCATCTCTACACCGAGGAAGGGCACGCTTACCCTGCAGCAGAGCTACCTTTAAGTCGAGCTGTGCTCAAAGATGAGGTCGTGAAAGAGGCACGCTGGCGGATTCGGCGATCAGATGGGACAGAGATTCTAGTGGAGGGCAATGCTCGTCCCGTCTACGATGAGCAGGGCAGAAAAATTGCTGCGGTACTTACCCTGCGAGCATTATGAAGTGAAAGCTGACTGCTCAACCTGACGCGATCGCTATTTGCCGTCACACTTGTGACCACAGTCGTACAATAATGGCTGGGAACGCAATCGAACTATGCCATTTCCGCTTGCACTGCGGCAACTTAAAGTACTGCTAGAGGAATTGCTTAATATTGATTCAAACGCGTCGGTGCTCAGACGTTGTGACATTCCCATTTCTCAGGATGAGCAGTAGCAGCACTTTTACGCCAATCAGCCTACAAGGTTAGTGATGGAAACTAGATTGCAATACAGAATGATCTCAATGCCGCAGAATCACGACAATTCATCCAGTCTAGCCCGTCAAGAAACCGGAATCTTGCTGCAAATGGCAGATGGCACCATCACTGCTTGTAATCAGGCAGCTCAACTCATTTTAGGGATGACACTCGACCAACTGCAAGACACCTCATCGCCAAATTTGTTCTGGCACATGATTCATCCGGATGGGACTCCATTTCCTCATCAGATGCATCCAGTGCTCCTGGCACTCCAGTCTGCACAGCCGTGTTTGAACGTCAAAATGGGATTTTATAAACCTGATGGCGATTTGGTATGGGTCAAACTTGACGCTCAACCATTATTTCGCTGTGGGGAACATACCCCTTATGCTGTTGCCGTTACGATTACTCCGTTCATTTCGCCCACTGAATCAGTACACCTTGTCGGTACAACGCCTGCATGTCAAAGAATCCAATTCCCTGAATCGGCAATGAGCACAGCGTGTAATGTCAAAGGAATTGAGGCAACCGAACGGATGCAACTCGAATCAGAACCAGATTGCGGACAGATTGAGGCTCGGTTACACGAAAGTGAATCCCAATATCGTGTGCTAGCAGAAGCAATTCCCCAGTTGGTATGGGTGACAACATCGGATGGACAAAACGAATACGTTAATCAGCGCTTCTGTGACTTTGTAGGCTTAACTTCATCACAGTTATTGAGCTTGGATTGGCTCAGCATTATCCATCCAGATGATCGAGATCGCACCCGTGAGCGGTGGCTTGCTTCTGTAAAAAGTGGTAACTCTTACGAGATCGAATACCGTTTCCGTCACTTCGATGGGACGTACCACTGGTTTTTAGGTCAGGGAGTGCCGTTTCGAGACGAACAAGGACAGGTGGTGAAATGGTTTGGCACTTGTACCAATATTGACTTCCAAAAACAACATGAAGCTGAAAGCATGCGGCTGATAGCAGAGCAACAAGCGGCTCGCGAAGCCGCAGAACGAGCAAATCGCATTAAGGACGAGCTCTTAGCGGTGGTGTCGCATGAACTGCGAACTCCACTCAATCCCATTCTCGGTTGGTCAAAGCTATTGCGAATGGGCAAACTCACGCCAGAACGTGCTGCAGAAGCTTTGGGTACGATCGAGCGGAACGCTCAGCAACAGGCACAACTGATCGATGACTTGCTCGATATCTCACGCGTTCTACGCAACAAGCTGGTCTTGACCGTTGAGTCGATCGATTTAGCCGGAATTGTCGCGAATGCCCTCGAAACAATTCAGCTTGTCGCTGAGGCGAAATCAATTCATGTTGAAGCCTCGCTCGCCGTTCATGTTGGCGCGATTAGAGGAGATGCAGGACGGTTGCAGCAAATTGTTGGGAACTTGCTCTCTAACGCTGTGAAGTTCACACCGGAAGGCGGACGAATTCAAGTGCAGCTCACTCAAAGGGGGGGCTATGCCCAACTGCAAGTCATCGATACCGGCAAGGGCATCGCGCCGGAGTTTCTACCGCATCTGTTTGAGGCGTTTCGGCAGGAAGACAACACGACAACTCGTCAATTTGGCGGACTTGGACTGGGGCTGGCAATTGTGCAGGAACTGGTAGAACTACATGGGGGGACTGTAAGGGCGGACAGTCCAGGGGTGGGACGAGGAGCAACGTTCACAGTGAGGCTCCCGATCGCATCGCCACAACTCATCAATCCGACTCCTACCCTGCCCGACCACCAAGACGGGGATTTAAGTGGCATTC from Cyanobacteria bacterium FACHB-DQ100 encodes the following:
- a CDS encoding PAS domain-containing protein, whose product is MDLETVLEYTSDAITALDTQWNYICVNHSAELLLRRKRDELLGQSIWDVFPDLLNTPAEVQLRQAAAAQVSVKFELFLPKLYAWHEVRAVPTENGLLLFSRDISDRVRALRDEAVQAEIRAILEQAPIAISIMRGSEHRIEMHNRRFQHLIGGRNLEGLTVRNAFRELEGQGFFELLDQVYTTGVAYEGKEMVARYDRDGSGELYEGYFNIIYQPLFDLSGRVNRLLSLNIEVTEEVEARQRIAQFAAERDAILQQLIEGVIVTDVKGRITFVNDAASRLHGVAKLDVLPEDYSEMYHLYTEEGHAYPAAELPLSRAVLKDEVVKEARWRIRRSDGTEILVEGNARPVYDEQGRKIAAVLTLRAL
- a CDS encoding peptidase domain-containing ABC transporter, whose product is MKYHNVRQHSEEDCGAACLATITKHYGRTFTLNRVREAVGTGQLGTTMLGLKRGAEALGLNVRGVKVSLEMIDKRKVPLPAIIHWKGYHWVVLYGRQGKKYVIADPGVGIRYLSGQELIENWSTGAILLLEVDSARFYAQSNEKISGFGRFFKRLWPYRAILIQALLSAQVVGLLSLTYPFLIQILTDEVLVQGDTRLLIAVMVAVVVMSLVSSSIEFVQYNLIAHFAQRLELGLVLEFSRQILRLPLTYYESRRSGEIVSRLRDIQQVNQLVSQAIVSLPSQLFIALISLGFMLFYSGKLTLVAVGIAVLMALSVIAFLPALQHKVRSVLVLETETQGVLVETFKGALTFKTAAAAPQLWDEFQNRFGRLAHQNFRTIQIDIINNIFSRFISGVGRVGLLGYGSLLVIRNELSIGQLFAFSAMNANFLAFIGTVIGFVDEYTRVKTATQRLAEIIDSTPETQDDAQKPFALIPGDADINLTQVNFHYSGRVELLEDFSVMLPGGQVIALIGESGCGKSTLAKLIAGLYQPQSGNIRIGIYNLQDLTLDGLRQQIVLIPQDAHFWSRSILENFRLSAPHATFEQIVQACRIAEADEFISKLPDKYQTVLGEFGANISGGQRQKLAIARAMVTEPPILILDESTANLDPVSEARLLDGLLTHRQGKTTILISHRPRVINRADWIVLLEQGKLKLQGSLESLHSSSGSHLSFLTP
- the lanM gene encoding type 2 lantipeptide synthetase LanM, producing MNPPEFQASAWYQALTLTERIASLRAVQGKTPNVEVNADLAERRMQRWRSQVPFTTSSHFEQRLAIDDITEDEFRKLLGEPIESVRDRLSKPPAWLAELTQAFSRPAGSNTLSLPEELEDYEMAGFLSAIEPLISKGREQLHEGIKTLQSMRSNLPFDPSTVEVVLFASLPGRLLWMLSRTMVLELNIARLQGLLQGDTAEDRFQSFLQRLQERDIAITLLQEYPVLARQLKICIDNWAIFSLEFLHHVCADWEAIRTTFSLENDPGVLVQVHSGLGDRHRGGREVLIAEFTSGFQVLYKPKSLAVDVHFQELLTWINQRGDHPSFRTLKILDRGAYGWVEFVAAQGCTSADEIQRFYERQGGYLALLYAIGATDFHCENLIAAGEDSVLVDLESLFHPRPEAIRTTHISQLAINTMEYSVLGVGLLPERSWSNAEHEGIDLSGLGGKEGQLSPHRLPYWEGTGTDEMRLKRERMVIPGSQNRPTLNGIDVNVLDYTEAIVSGFTAIYRLLLKHRDELLSGNGPLARFAEDEVRIIVRATGGYLRLLDDSFHPDLLRSALDRDRFFDRLWVGIENSPYLVKVIPAEREDLQKGDVPMFTTRPSSHDIWSSSDERIANFFAQSGLELAQNRLQQLSDQDLQRQTWFIRASLTTVSVGVTQVQWQTYQLTEPETIADREQLLLAAQAIGDRLETITLRSEDCATWLGLVFQKERYWCLSPLALDLYDGVAGVALFLAYLGAITQELRYRKLARAALSTMQRQMERHKSSINWIGAFQGCGGVIYTLAHLGVLWNDPSLLAEAEAIVELLPPLIEKDKQIDIVSGAAGCIGSLISLYNCVPSERTLAAAIQCGDYLIARAQPMKQGIGWVVPDAGETPLTGFSHGTAGIAWALLELAALTHEKRFRTAALQAIDYERSVFSPEMENWPDLREFEIAANNGQIDCMAAWCHGAPGIGLARLRCLRHHDDREIRNEIDTALKTTLSKGFGSNHSLCHGDLGNLELLLQAGEILNEPQWSFKAKQLAAAILESIEQHGWLCGNPLGVESPGLMTGVSGIGYELLRLVDPARVPSVLVLEPPRLNYTGQGFNRLSVVSAPKTK
- a CDS encoding PAS domain-containing protein; translation: MGFYKPDGDLVWVKLDAQPLFRCGEHTPYAVAVTITPFISPTESVHLVGTTPACQRIQFPESAMSTACNVKGIEATERMQLESEPDCGQIEARLHESESQYRVLAEAIPQLVWVTTSDGQNEYVNQRFCDFVGLTSSQLLSLDWLSIIHPDDRDRTRERWLASVKSGNSYEIEYRFRHFDGTYHWFLGQGVPFRDEQGQVVKWFGTCTNIDFQKQHEAESMRLIAEQQAAREAAERANRIKDELLAVVSHELRTPLNPILGWSKLLRMGKLTPERAAEALGTIERNAQQQAQLIDDLLDISRVLRNKLVLTVESIDLAGIVANALETIQLVAEAKSIHVEASLAVHVGAIRGDAGRLQQIVGNLLSNAVKFTPEGGRIQVQLTQRGGYAQLQVIDTGKGIAPEFLPHLFEAFRQEDNTTTRQFGGLGLGLAIVQELVELHGGTVRADSPGVGRGATFTVRLPIASPQLINPTPTLPDHQDGDLSGIRILVIDDIQDSREFVAFVLQQAGAIVTMASSAQAALDQIREVNPDVIISDIGMPDINGYELLQRIRQDFALSTRAIALTAYATENDQQQALESGFDRHLAKPIEPAALIEAVLVLAHSPLK